The sequence TCGTCAACTTCGTAATCCCATTTATACGAGCCTTCGCTACTGCGCGCGAAGGTATCTTTATTAATGCCAAGCCAACTCAACTTTCTGGCGGCTTCGTCCATTTTTTTGTCAGTAAAACAGATCATCCCGCTATCGGCGGTAGGTAAATTTTTTACCGCTTGAAAAGAGAAAACCGCAACATCGACGTTATAACCGACATGTCGATTGTCGATCTTTGATCCAGACATGTGCGCCGCGTCCAGAATAATTTTTAACCCGCGCTCTCTCGCAATGTTTATAATCTCTTCTAAATTAGCGCCATTTCCGCCAATTCCCACAAAAACAATAGCTTTTGTTTTCGGAGTGATTTTTTCTAAGACGCTGGCGGGATCCAAATTAAGCGAGCTATCAATATCCGCAAAGATTGGTCGCATGTTCTCATACAAGATCGCGTGGTTTGTAGATACAAAAGTAAGCGGGGTCGATATAATCTCGTCCCCATTTTTCCAGCCAAATTTTTCTTTAAGAATTTTGACCGCTAGATGAAGCCCTACTGTTGCGCTATTAAGAAAATGAGCGTTTGGAAGAGCGGAATATTCCTTCCATTTTTCCTCAAATATCGTCGTTTTGAAACCCATGCCGCTCCAGCCAATTTCTAAACATTCCCTAATTTCGCTCAAACACTCTTCTACGCGAAAACGAGGCTTTAAAACTTGAATTTTTTTCATGCTTGACCTTTATCGTATTTTTTTAAATACCAATTTACCGTTTTTCCAAGAGCGTTTTCGAAATTTTCTTTTGCTCTCCAGCCAAGTCGCGTTTCGATTTTTGCCGCGTCGATCGCATAA comes from Helicobacteraceae bacterium and encodes:
- a CDS encoding aminotransferase class V-fold PLP-dependent enzyme, coding for MKKIQVLKPRFRVEECLSEIRECLEIGWSGMGFKTTIFEEKWKEYSALPNAHFLNSATVGLHLAVKILKEKFGWKNGDEIISTPLTFVSTNHAILYENMRPIFADIDSSLNLDPASVLEKITPKTKAIVFVGIGGNGANLEEIINIARERGLKIILDAAHMSGSKIDNRHVGYNVDVAVFSFQAVKNLPTADSGMICFTDKKMDEAARKLSWLGINKDTFARSSEGSYKWDYEVDEVGYKYHGNSIIAAMGIVGLKYLDEDNAYRRKLAALYELNLIGKIPFINHKRESSRHIFQVVVENRNEVIDTLSKEGIFCGVHYKDNTLYAPFKGERLKNVRYYSDRILSLPLHLGLEERDIIDISERITRVARPPI